ATAATGACACCTAACATGAGGGTACATAACTTCTGTAGAGGGTTTTGTCTTAATTAGGCATGTGTAACTTCAGGCATCTGCTTCATCAAACATGACAACTATTGGGCTTCGAACTGAATACTTATAACCAGAAACCCATTTCAAATATCCTTGGGTAAACTTCTGATCTCCTGCATCATATACACTGTTGTTTTCTTTGAGAAAAGTAACAGTGTATGTCTCCTTCTGGTTCAACTCCTTGAATACAAGCTTGTTAGGGCTCACGCCAACACTTACTCCTTGGGGCGAAATAATATCCAGAGTGTAAGATGAATTTACCTGGCCAACATTTGTCAGAGTCCTTGTAAATGTCTGAGGACTAGAACCCAGTACAACTGAAAATGAAGGATAATTTAGTTGTGCCTCAGGAATGCTTTTTACTTCCATACAATTCAAATTGCGTTGAGTTATCATCTTTACTACATGATTTGTGTAATTCAACCCGCATAAATATGGAATGTAGTCATCTGGTTGGATGTCATAGACAAGGCCAGGATCATTTGCTTTTGATGGATTCACATGGCCTGCACCAGTGGCAAAGATGTGGGCAGGGATCATAGTGTAATCAGCAATGGGCTTGCCTGCAAGGTTTAATACATCAGCAGTTGTCATGATCGCAGACTTGATTGCAGCAGGTGACCATTTTGGGTGGGAGCTCTTGAGCAAAGCTGCAATGCCGCTTAGGTGAGCGCAAGATATTGAAGTGCCCGAGTCCATGAAAAAGTTCCTGCTAAACCTTAAGTTCCTCTCCGAACTGGCTGGTGGCCATGGCCATGCAGCTAGAATGTTAACTCCAGGTCCTATGATGTCTGGTTTCAAAATCCCGGGGCTTATCCGGCTTGGGCCtctggaagaagaggaagagaccATGGGGGCGTATGGTTTTCCATTTATAGTTCCTTCGAATAAGATTGTGGCAGTTGGTTTGGAGGTTGAGTTTATATATGCTTTGATTTTTAGCCCAGCAGCATGACTCACTTGTGTTGCAGGAAGAACGTGTTCATCTGCTGTAAGAGTGAAGCCGTCAAGTTCATCATTCATAAGAATCATGGCAGAGCCTCCGACATTTTTGACTTGTTCCCCTCTGACTATTCCTGCcattccccctcccccttcaCACAACACCACCTCTCCTTTTAACTGGACATTTGTCAATGTGCCTGGGTTCCAATATGGCAATGATCCAATCGCGCCTGCATAAACAAGGGGCAAATATGGAGACGTGAAATTACTAGGCTGAAAAAGGGATTCACCTTCAAATTCTTCTCCAATTTTAAGCCTTGCTGTGGCTTTAACCATTCTATCAGTGGTGCTTGCTCCAGCAGTTAGTACCCATGGGGCCATATTTGACACCGACCGATTGAATGGGCCTATATTCCCGGCTGATGTGCTCACAAAAATTCCCCTTTGAATTGCACCGAATGCACCTATTGCTATTATATCATCGAGGAAAGAATCAATGGGGCCTCCACCTATTGAGATGGAAAGAACATCCACGTCATCCTCAATAGCTGTGTCAAATGCGGCTAATATGTCACTGTCGGCACAACCCTCATTTGAACATACTTTATATATTGCCAAGTGAGCCAAAGGTGCTACACCAGCTGCTGTACCTTTGGCAGTCCCAAGCACATTAGCGCCTTCCACGAAATTTCCAACAGCTATGCTTGAAACATGGGTGCCATGGCCGTCTTCATCCAGTGGTGGCATGGACTGCTCAAGCTTTGTCGAGCTATGAAAAGTTCTTGCACCGATGAGCTTGTTATTACAGGCCATCCCTTCaaattaggggtgcaaaggcggttacggttagcggttagtggcaataaccgctaaccgtaaccgccctagcggttagtaaatttcactaaccgcaaccgctaaccgcctaacggttaacggttagcggttagtggccggttagcggttagtgaaatagataaccgcccgctaaccgcttttttaaaattgggcttttttttaccctcatttttttttcttgtatttttaatatcttcttgggcccaattgctataaatatttgaattgtcattggatcatatgattaagtgttaatcttataaacttacaaacaaacaaaaatacttcaattgtagttataagtaacacattgcttaatccaatgtcaattacttaatttgatattatatgaatcacattgtcattgtcattgtacatgaataattgattaagtattggaattgtaattggatcatatagttaaatatttatcttatacatttatattatttaatat
This genomic interval from Corylus avellana chromosome ca3, CavTom2PMs-1.0 contains the following:
- the LOC132174374 gene encoding subtilisin-like protease 4 encodes the protein MACNNKLIGARTFHSSTKLEQSMPPLDEDGHGTHVSSIAVGNFVEGANVLGTAKGTAAGVAPLAHLAIYKVCSNEGCADSDILAAFDTAIEDDVDVLSISIGGGPIDSFLDDIIAIGAFGAIQRGIFVSTSAGNIGPFNRSVSNMAPWVLTAGASTTDRMVKATARLKIGEEFEGESLFQPSNFTSPYLPLVYAGAIGSLPYWNPGTLTNVQLKGEVVLCEGGGGMAGIVRGEQVKNVGGSAMILMNDELDGFTLTADEHVLPATQVSHAAGLKIKAYINSTSKPTATILFEGTINGKPYAPMVSSSSSRGPSRISPGILKPDIIGPGVNILAAWPWPPASSERNLRFSRNFFMDSGTSISCAHLSGIAALLKSSHPKWSPAAIKSAIMTTADVLNLAGKPIADYTMIPAHIFATGAGHVNPSKANDPGLVYDIQPDDYIPYLCGLNYTNHVVKMITQRNLNCMEVKSIPEAQLNYPSFSVVLGSSPQTFTRTLTNVGQVNSSYTLDIISPQGVSVGVSPNKLVFKELNQKETYTVTFLKENNSVYDAGDQKFTQGYLKWVSGYKYSVRSPIVVMFDEADA